Proteins co-encoded in one Erinaceus europaeus chromosome 2, mEriEur2.1, whole genome shotgun sequence genomic window:
- the LOC103107658 gene encoding olfactory receptor 2H1-like — translation MINQSIPEGFILLGSSEWPQLEMVLFWTVILLYIMIILSNSTIILLSSLDPWLYNPMYFFLSNLSFLDLCFATNAVPQMLLNLWRSDKSITYTGCVIQLSVILCLGATQGVMLVVMALDRYVAICQPLRYTIIMHPPLCWKLVLMCYLCGLMESATQTPITFQLPFCTHHQLDDFLCQVPALIRLSCGDTSITERQMTISAVLFTILPVGLILTSYGYIAQALRKMQSSTGKQKAIATCSSHLIVVFILFGTVAMVYTDPKNQFASKHGKFLTFFFTVVTPFLNPLIYTLRNKEVKDALKRLLRKGMSTRNKKNLIF, via the coding sequence ATGATCAACCAGAGTATCCCAGAAGGCTTTATTTTGCTTGGTTCCTCTGAATGGCCCCAACTGGAAATGGTTCTTTTCTGGACTGTGATCCTCTTATACATCATGATCATCCTCTCCAACTCAACTATCATCCTGCTTTCCTCTCTGGACCCTTGGCTCTACAATCCCATGTATTTCTTTCTTAGCAACCTTTCATTCTTGGATCTCTGTTTTGCCACAAATGCTGTACCCCAGATGTTGTTGAACTTGTGGAGGTCAGACAAAAGCATCACCTACACAGGTTGTGTCATCCAGCTCAGTGTGATACTCTGTCTTGGTGCCACTCAAGGAGTCATGTTAGTGGTGATGGCTCTGGACCGCTACGTGGCTATCTGCCAGCCTCTGCGCTACACCATCATCATGCACCCTCCACTCTGTTGGAAGCTGGTGCTCATGTGCTACTTGTGTGGACTGATGGAATCTGCTACTCAAACTCCCATCACCTTCCAACTGCCCTTCTGCACTCACCACCAGCTGGATGACTTTCTCTGTCAGGTCCCTGCCCTCATACGCCTGTCCTGTGGAGACACATCTATAACTGAGAGGCAGATGACCATTTCTGCTGTCCTCTTCACCATCCTGCCGGTGGGACTGATCCTGACTTCTTATGGCTACATAGCCCAAGCTTTAAGGAAAATGCAGTCTAGCACAGGAAAGCAGAAGGCCATTGCCACCTGCTCCTCccacctcattgttgtcttcatatTATTTGGGACAGTGGCCATGGTTTACACAGACCCTAAGAACCAATTTGCTTCAAAACATGGCAAATTTTTAACTTTCTTCTTTACTGTAGTCACACCATTTTTAAACCCTCTCATTTATACCCTGCGCAACAAAGAAGTAAAGGATGCCCTGAAAAGACTGTTGAGAAAAGGGATGAGCACAAGAAACAAGAAGAATTTGATATTCTGA